A portion of the Rhodopseudomonas sp. BAL398 genome contains these proteins:
- a CDS encoding TetR family transcriptional regulator, giving the protein MAAQLNISTAARVPTGKNHTAEKLLVAAGELMIERNSVEISLADIAHKSGVNAALVKYHFGNKEGLMLALLARDAANETSQLNYLLAQPISSAAKLKLHISGIIRAYHQFPYMNRLIHHLLHGSSSDAADAVAKFFVGPLLDFHRRLLAEGVASGEFRKVDPVLFYTSLIGACDHLFFGRHAMSRAIGVGPITEDVCRAYIAHIEQLTLGGLLAPKQRSAVAG; this is encoded by the coding sequence ATGGCAGCGCAATTGAACATCTCCACGGCGGCACGGGTCCCGACCGGCAAGAACCACACAGCCGAAAAGCTGTTGGTCGCGGCTGGCGAACTCATGATCGAGCGCAATTCGGTGGAGATCTCGCTTGCCGACATCGCGCATAAATCCGGCGTCAACGCCGCGCTGGTGAAGTATCATTTCGGCAATAAAGAAGGCCTGATGCTGGCGCTGTTGGCGCGCGATGCTGCCAACGAGACCTCGCAGCTCAATTACCTGCTGGCGCAGCCGATCTCGTCGGCCGCAAAACTGAAACTGCATATCTCCGGCATCATCCGGGCATATCACCAGTTCCCCTATATGAACCGGCTGATCCATCATCTGCTGCACGGGTCGAGCAGCGACGCCGCCGATGCGGTGGCGAAGTTTTTCGTCGGACCCTTGCTGGATTTCCATCGCCGGCTGCTCGCCGAAGGCGTGGCGTCGGGCGAATTCCGCAAGGTCGATCCGGTGCTGTTCTACACCAGCCTGATCGGCGCCTGCGATCACCTGTTTTTCGGACGGCACGCAATGTCGCGGGCGATCGGGGTTGGCCCGATCACCGAAGACGTCTGCCGCGCCTATATCGCTCATATCGAACAACTCACCCTCGGCGGCCTGCTGGCGCCGAAACAGCGGAGCGCAGTCGCCGGGTGA
- a CDS encoding SDR family NAD(P)-dependent oxidoreductase: MQLKDVSVLITGGGSGLGAATARAMAAKGAKVAVLDMNKDNAEKVAAEIGGVACVGDVSEEAPVKAAIEKAEAAHGTIRVLVNCAGIGGAVKTVGKNGAYPLDHFTRIIKVNLIGSFNCIRLVAERMQNAPTVGEERGVCINTASVAAFDGQIGQAGYSASKGGIVGMTLPVARDLASMKIRVMTIAPGLFLTPLLMGLSEEAQKSLGAQVPHPARLGDPSEYASLAVQIVENPMLNGETIRLDGAIRMAPR; this comes from the coding sequence ATGCAGTTGAAAGACGTCTCCGTTCTCATCACCGGCGGAGGGTCCGGCCTCGGCGCCGCGACCGCGCGCGCGATGGCTGCCAAGGGCGCCAAGGTCGCCGTGCTCGATATGAACAAGGACAATGCCGAGAAGGTGGCCGCCGAGATCGGCGGCGTCGCCTGTGTGGGTGACGTGTCCGAAGAGGCTCCGGTCAAGGCCGCGATCGAGAAGGCCGAGGCGGCCCACGGCACGATCCGCGTGCTGGTCAATTGCGCCGGCATCGGCGGCGCTGTGAAGACCGTCGGCAAGAACGGCGCCTATCCGCTCGATCACTTCACCCGCATCATCAAGGTCAATCTGATCGGCTCGTTCAACTGCATCCGCCTCGTCGCCGAGCGCATGCAGAACGCGCCGACGGTCGGCGAGGAGCGTGGCGTCTGCATCAATACCGCATCCGTCGCGGCGTTCGACGGCCAGATCGGCCAGGCCGGCTATTCGGCCTCCAAGGGCGGCATCGTCGGCATGACGCTGCCGGTGGCGCGCGACCTCGCCTCGATGAAGATCCGCGTCATGACCATCGCGCCCGGCCTGTTCCTGACGCCGCTGCTGATGGGCTTGAGCGAGGAAGCGCAGAAGAGCCTCGGCGCCCAGGTGCCGCATCCGGCCCGGCTCGGCGATCCGTCGGAATACGCCTCGCTCGCGGTGCAGATCGTCGAGAACCCGATGCTCAACGGCGAGACCATCCGTCTCGACGGTGCGATCCGGATGGCGCCGCGCTAG
- a CDS encoding enoyl-CoA hydratase/isomerase family protein, with translation MTKALLIDHADGVDWVTLNRPDSLNALNPELVDALNAYFGQLQRNRDTRLVVLKGAGKNFCAGLDLKEAMARRATRQEPPGVTESLDSQRRIADIVMLMRRCPQPIIALVQGAAAGGGFALALAADIRIAGRSARMNCAFIKLGLGGCDIGTSYFLPRLVGVSVASELILTGRFIGAERALMTGLVSEVVEDDQLDAAAAPFIDAMLAASPIGLRLSKECLNMAVDAGSIEQVVAMEDRNQVLCSRSEDFDEGISAFLEKRKPVYIRR, from the coding sequence GTGACCAAGGCCCTGTTGATCGACCATGCCGACGGCGTCGATTGGGTGACGCTGAATCGGCCCGACAGTCTCAATGCCCTCAATCCCGAATTGGTCGACGCGCTCAACGCCTATTTCGGCCAGTTGCAGCGCAACCGCGACACCCGCCTCGTGGTGCTGAAGGGCGCCGGCAAGAATTTCTGCGCCGGGCTCGATCTCAAGGAAGCCATGGCGCGCCGTGCCACGCGGCAGGAGCCGCCGGGCGTCACCGAGTCCTTGGATTCGCAGCGCCGGATCGCCGACATCGTGATGCTGATGCGGCGCTGTCCGCAGCCGATCATCGCATTGGTGCAGGGCGCGGCGGCCGGCGGCGGTTTTGCGCTGGCGCTGGCAGCCGACATTCGCATCGCCGGGCGTTCGGCGCGGATGAACTGCGCCTTCATCAAACTCGGTCTCGGCGGCTGCGACATCGGCACCTCCTATTTCCTGCCCCGTTTGGTAGGCGTGTCGGTGGCGTCCGAACTGATCCTGACCGGGCGCTTCATCGGCGCCGAACGCGCGCTGATGACCGGCCTGGTTTCCGAAGTGGTCGAGGATGATCAGCTCGACGCAGCTGCCGCTCCCTTCATCGACGCCATGCTGGCGGCATCGCCGATCGGGCTGCGGCTGTCGAAGGAATGTCTCAACATGGCGGTCGACGCCGGTTCCATCGAGCAGGTGGTCGCGATGGAAGATCGCAACCAGGTGCTGTGTTCCCGCTCGGAGGATTTCGACGAGGGCATCAGCGCATTTCTGGAAAAGCGCAAGCCGGTCTATATTCGACGCTAG